The sequence CGGTTAAATCAAATTTTATAGGAACAACAGAAACGTATCCATTTTTTAAGGCCCATTCATCAGTATCTGATTTATTATTATCAAAATTAACAAAATCTCCGACTAACCAATAATAAGTTCTTCCTTTTGGATTATAACGTTTATCAAAACTTTCTTCCCATTTAGCTTCTGCCTGTCTGCATATTTTAATTCCTTTTATTTGTTCTTTTTTTAATTTTGGAATATTGACATTGAGACTAATATTTCCTTTTGGAATAGGATTATGAAGAATTTTATTTACAATTTTACATACATACTTTTTAGATGGTTCAAAATCGGCATTCCAATCAAAATCTAAAAGAGAAAAACCAACAGATGGTATTCCCTCTATTCCAGCTTCTATTACTGCAGAAATAGTTCCAGAATACATAATATTTATGGAAGAATTAGACCCATGATTAATTCCAGATACACAGATATCAGGTTTTCTTGGAAGAATATTACTAAGGGCTAATTTTACACAATCCACAGGAGTCCCTGAACATTCCCATTCTTTTTGATATCCATTATCAATTTGTACCGAATCACAATACAATACCGAATCCATTGTAATGGAATGGCCTACTCCAGATTGAGGTTTATTTGGAGCAACAACATAGACATCCCCTAAAGAATTCATAGCATGAACAAGAGCTCGAATCCCTGGAGCTATAATTCCATCATCGTTTGTCACTAAAATAATCGGTTTTTTTTTCATTTTTTAATCAAGTATATTGTAATTTTATTATGATTATTCCATCTTCTAAATTTAGAAATTTAAAGTATATAATAATTGGTTTCCTTTTTACTTTTTTATTAAGCTTTTGTTCTTCAAATAATACTACTACAAAAGAAGAAGAAAAACATCGCATTATATTAAAAACCATATACCAAACACTTGATCTTTTACATCCTAGTTCCATTGATATTGACGATCATTTTTCACAAAAAGTATATCAAAAATATTTTGAGAATTTAGATCATCAAAAACGTTTTTTTATGCAAAAAGACATAGACAATCTCTCTTGTTATAGAGAAAAAATAGACGAGGATTGGATCAATGGAGATCCAAAATTTTTCAATATTACAATGGATTTTTTTTATCAAAGAATCAAAGATGTGGAAAATTTTTGTTTGAAAATTTTAAAAAAGCCCTTCGATTTTAATAAAAAAGAAGTATTCATCCCTGGAGAATATAAATATTTTTATCCAAAAAATAAACAAAAATGGATGGAAGAATGGAGAAAATATTTAAAATATTTGACTATTATGGAAATAGTTTCTCCATTGAATAATCCCAAAGAAAATATTTGGAAAAATCCAAAAAAAGATATTTGGAGAAATATATTTATGAATAAAGAAGAACAATCAAGAAAAAAAGTAGAAGAGAATATACGAGAATATTTTAGAAAATTAAAAATAAGAAAAAAAAAAGATTGGTTTTCTATGTATGTAAATACTATTACCTCACAATATGATCCTCATACTATTTATTTTTCACCTAAAGAAAAGGAAAATTTTGATTTCAATATGTCTGGAGAAATAGAAGGAATTGGAGTGGAATTGAAAGAGGATAAAGGATATGCTACTATTGTAAAAATCATTGTTGGGGGACCAGCATGGAAAAGTAAAAAAATAGAAATAGGAGATAAAATTATTCGAGTAGCAAGCAATCCAAATTCAGAATACAAGAACATTACAGGAATGTTATTGGACAACTCTATTCGTCTTATAAGAGGCAAAAAAGGGAGCAAAGTAAAATTAACAATTCAAAAAAAAGATGGCTCTATAGAAGAAGTGATACTTATTAGGGATACTATTGAAAAAAAAGAAATTTTTGCAAAAAGCGTTACATTATTGGATGATAATAATAAGGATAAATATGGATTAATACATTTACCAGAATTTTATTTTAATCCTGAAAATAAAAATGGAAGAAATGCGGCTAAAGATATGAGAAGAATTATTCAAGAATTAAAAAAAGAAAATATTCAAGGTCTTATTGTGGATATAAGGAATAATGGAGGTGGATCTTTAGATACTGTCGTAGAAATTGCGGGATTATTCTTAGGAAAAGTTCCCATAGTACAAGTTGGTCTTTCTGATAGAAAAAAAAAGAAAATATTAAAGAATAAAGATCCTCAAGTTCTCTGGGAAGGTCCTCTCGTGATCCTTGTAAATGAATTATCGGCTTCTGCATCCGAAATTCTTGCTTCTGCTATAGTGGATTATAAAAGAGGAATCATTGTTGGAAGCTATCAAACATATGGAAAAGGAACTGTTCAAACTTTTTATCCATTAAATAAATTTTTTTTCTTTAATGAAGAATTGGGGTATTTAAAATTTACCATAAGTAAATTTTATAGAGTCAATGGGAGTTCTACTCAATTGAAAGGCGTAAATTCAGATATCGTAATTCCAAATAATATTTCTTGTTCACTCAAAATTATGGAAAAAGATCAACCAAATTCTATGATATGGGATCGTATTGATTCTCTCAGTTTTCCATTTTGGAAAAAAGATAGAGGATATTTAGAAAAAATAAAGTTAAAAAGTATAAATCGTATAAAGAAACATCATAAATTAATGACCATGGATAAAACCATCCAATTATTAGAAAAAAGATTTCTAAATAATAAATATGTTTCTCTTAATTGGAAAGATTTTTATTATGAAACCTTAAAAATAAAAAAAATTAACAAAGAATTTGAAACATTAAAAAACTGCTTCAATGTATATGGATTACGAGCTTTTCCTCCACGTTACAAAATTGTTTCAAAATATAAATTAGAACAAAAAGAATGGATCAATAATCTATTGAAAGATTTTCATATAGCAGAATGTGTAAATATTTTACGAGATTTCAAGGAAATTTCATGAAGCGATTAAACTACCTGTTTGTTATAAACTTTTTCTACATCAGCAATTTCCTCATTTTTTTTTAAATTTATCAGTTTTACTCCTTGAGTATCCCTTCCCATAACTCGTATATCCGAGACAGGAATACGTATGATAATTCCAGATTTTTTAATAATCATTAGATCATCTTGATCCGTTACTTTTTTTATAGCGATTAAACTCCCTGTTTTTTGAGTGATGTTTATTGTTTTTATCCCTTTTCCTCCACGATTAGTAATTCGGTAATCTTTTAAATTGGATCTTTTTCCAAATCCTTTATCAGAAACCACCAATAAATGTTGTCCTTTTTCCTCTTTCTCTAAACATATCATTCCAATTACAGAGTCTTCCGGAATGGTTAAATTAATACCTATAACTCCAGAAGACATTCTTCCAGTTGAACGAACTTTATCTTCTGAAAAACGAATTATTTTTCCACTTTTTACAGCAATAAAAATATGACTATTTCCCTTAATTAAGATAGCTTCTAATAAGGAATCTCCTTCACGAATTACAATAGCTTTGATTCCATCCTTTCTAGGACGTGAATAATGCTTCAAAGAAGTTTTTTTAACCATTCCTTTTTGAGTTACCATCATGACGTAATGATTCTTAACATACTTATTTTTTGTCAGGTCTCCAGTTAATATGTAAGCATTCACTTTATCATCTGGTTGTAGATGAATCATATTTTGTATGGCTCTTCCTTTAGAAATTTTTGATCCTTCTGGAATTTCATAGACTCTTAACCAAAAACATTTCCCTTTTTCTGTAAAAATAAGTAAATATTGATGATTAGTAGCTATGAGTAGATGTTTGAAAAAATCCGATTCTCTAGCAATTGCCCCTCTATTTCCAAAACCTCCTCTTCCTTGACATTTGTATTCTGATAAAGAAGTTCTTTTGATGTATCCAGCATGAGAAATAGTCAGGACTACCTGTTCATCTTCAATAAGATCTTCCATGTTCACTTCACTTCCTAAGTAATCAATTTGTGTGCGACGTTTATCTTGATATTTATCTTTGATATTTAAAAGTTCTTTTTTTATAATTCTCATCCTGATAGAATGTTGTCTTAAGACATTTTCTAAAAACGCTATCTTTTTCACCAATTCTTTATGTTCTCTTTTAATCTTATCAATTTCTAAAGAAGTAAGACTTTGTAAACGAATATCCAAAATGGATTTGGATTGATGCTTAGATAGTTTAAATTTTTGAATAAGTCTATCACAAGCTTCATTATGATCCTTAGAATCTTTGATTAATTCAATCATTTTATCTAAATGATCCAATATTGTTAAAAAACCTATCAAAGTCTGAATACGATTTTTATATTTTTTCAATTCGTATTGAGTACGACGAATAATAACACTTTGTCTATGATCCACAAAATGTTGTATAAGATCTTTTATATTTAGTTGAACTGGTTTTCCATTAACTAAAGCAATGTTATTAACGTTGAAATAAGTTTGTAAAGAAGTATATTTGAATAGATTATTCAATAAAACATTAGTATTTATTATATTTTGTTTCAGTACATATACTATACGTAATCCATTCCTATCCGATTCATCACGAATTTGATAAATTCCTTCCAACTTTCCATCCTTCATTAATTCTACTGTTCTATTAATCATCTCTGATTTATTCACTTGATAAGGGATTTCATCCACAACAATACATTGTCTTCCATGAATTTCTTCTAAATGAACCTTTGCGCGTAATACAATACGACCTTTTCCAGTATGGAAAGCTTTCTTTACGCCATCGTATCCGTAAATAATTCCTCCTGTAGGAAAATCTGGAGCTTTAATATATTCCATTATTTGTTCTACGGATATGTCATTATTATCTATATATGCGCAAATAGCTTTTATAGTTTCTTTTAAATTATGAGGAGGAATGTTTGTGGCCATTCCTACGGCTATTCCAGAAGACCCATTGATCAAAAGATTAGGAATACGTGTAGGCAATACCGTAGGTTCTTCTAGAGAATCATCAAAATTCAGTTGCATATCCACTGTTCCTTTTTTTATGTCCAACAACATTTCTTCAGATATTTTTTTCATCCTAACTTCCGTATAACGCATTGCTGCAGGTGGATCTGCATCTAATGAACCGAAATTTCCCTGTCCATCTATTAATGGATAACGAAGAGTCCATTTTTGCGACATACGAACCATCGTATCGTAAACGGAAATATCTCCATGCGGATGATATTTTCCCAGTACTTCTCCAACAATACGAGCCGATTTTTTATAGGAATTATTAGAAAAAATTCCTAATTGGTACATTCCATAAAGAACTCTTCTATGTACAGGTTTTAATCCATCTCTTGCGTCAGGAAGAGCTCTGGATACAATAACGGACATAGAATAATCTATGTAGGAGGATTTCATTTCATCTTCAATATTAATAGAAATTAATTTTTCTCCCATCTTTTTATTTATTTTTTTTGCATAATTTAAAGAAAATATTATCAATCAATTAGTTTCTTTGTAAGAAACTTTCCTTGATTAAGGAATAAGGAACCTGACAGTTGTAGGAGCAAATCCCTATTTCCTTTAATAAAGAAAACTGTATTTTATTCATTTCATTTTTTTTATCATGCTCCATGATTGAAAATATTTGATCCATTTCTGAATCAGATATTTTTTTAAGTGGATACATTCCAGAAAGAATAGATTTTATTTCTTGATAATCTTCTATGGATAACCCATTTATTTTGTGAGAAATCCAAGATTCATAAACCATTCCCATAGCAATAGCTATCCCATGTAAAATTTTTTTTTTAGAATCCATAAAATAACTTTCTAAAGCATGACCTATAGTATGTCCAAAATTAAGAATTTTTCTTAATCCTTTTTCTTTAGGATCTTTTTCTACAATTTTATTTTTTATCAATATGGATTGATAAATTAAATCATCCCATTTATTATTTTTATTATTTTTCATATCGATCCAAAAATTTTTATCTGCTATTAATCCATGTTTAAACATTTCGGCCATTCCTGAAATCAATTCTTTTTCAGGAAGAGTTTTTAAAAATATAGGATCGATGATCAAAAATTCTGGAGGGTTAAAAGATCCTATTTCATTTTTAATGGATTCTAAATTAACCCCCGTTTTGCCTCCTATAGAGGCATCTACCATTCCTAATAACGTTGTAGGAATATTAATGAAACGAACTCCTCTTTTAAATACAGAAGCTACAAATCCACCAATATCTGTAATAACACCTCCTCCTAAATTAATCATTAAACTATTTCTATTGGCCTTTAAATTTTCCATATCTTTCCATATCTTAATACAGGTATAAATATTTTTTTCTTTTTCTCCTGACTTAATTTTAATGACATTGGATCTTTCTAAAAGATTTATATGAGATAAAAGAATTGGAAGACAATGTATATAGGTACAATGATCCACTAAAATAAATGTATTCTCTATAGGATACACCTCATTAAGAAGATAATTTTTCAATTTATTATAAGCCTCTTCATTAAAGAAGATATTTGTTTCGAACAACGACATACATGAATGCTTTCTTTTTAGAACAAAATTAATCAATTTTAGATGATTATTATTAATCGATAAAGTGATAGATTTTGTATAACCAAAAAATTAAAAAAATGAAAAAAACAATTAGGAAAAATATATTTGGTCCCCATCCTAAAATATCAATAAATTTGAACAAATATTCCATAAAAATAAATATTTTTAGAATCTATTTAAATTTTCTATAGCTTTATAGGATCGTACTCAATCAATATAAAAAAAAATAAAATGTCAGATATTTGGGATTTTTTTCAGCATTTGTTCAATCCTAGATGGATTTTTTTCTATTTTGGAAATACGGCTTTATTTATTCTTTTAGCCATTGTTTTTGCAGAAACAGGGTTCTTTATCGGTTTTTTCTTACCCGGAGATTCTTTGTTATTTACTGCTGGAATTTTTGGAGAAGACTTATGTAAAAATTTTTACAATGTTCCTTTTTTTGTTATTATTTTAATTGTTTCAATAGTTGCTATTCTTGGAAATATGCAAGGATATTGGATAGGATATAAATCTGGAAATTTATTGTATAAAAAAAAGGATACCCTTCTTTTTAAAAAAAAACATTTTATCATAGCAAAATTATTTTATAATAAATACAAAACAACGGCTCTTATCATGAGTCGATTTCTTCCAATTCTT comes from Blattabacterium sp. (Mastotermes darwiniensis) str. MADAR and encodes:
- the surE gene encoding 5'/3'-nucleotidase SurE gives rise to the protein MKKKPIILVTNDDGIIAPGIRALVHAMNSLGDVYVVAPNKPQSGVGHSITMDSVLYCDSVQIDNGYQKEWECSGTPVDCVKLALSNILPRKPDICVSGINHGSNSSINIMYSGTISAVIEAGIEGIPSVGFSLLDFDWNADFEPSKKYVCKIVNKILHNPIPKGNISLNVNIPKLKKEQIKGIKICRQAEAKWEESFDKRYNPKGRTYYWLVGDFVNFDNNKSDTDEWALKNGYVSVVPIKFDLTDYPTLNILRSWNFILIFFFLIMNKKFIGCVSSFRSGFKSKEY
- a CDS encoding carboxy terminal-processing peptidase, which gives rise to MIIPSSKFRNLKYIIIGFLFTFLLSFCSSNNTTTKEEEKHRIILKTIYQTLDLLHPSSIDIDDHFSQKVYQKYFENLDHQKRFFMQKDIDNLSCYREKIDEDWINGDPKFFNITMDFFYQRIKDVENFCLKILKKPFDFNKKEVFIPGEYKYFYPKNKQKWMEEWRKYLKYLTIMEIVSPLNNPKENIWKNPKKDIWRNIFMNKEEQSRKKVEENIREYFRKLKIRKKKDWFSMYVNTITSQYDPHTIYFSPKEKENFDFNMSGEIEGIGVELKEDKGYATIVKIIVGGPAWKSKKIEIGDKIIRVASNPNSEYKNITGMLLDNSIRLIRGKKGSKVKLTIQKKDGSIEEVILIRDTIEKKEIFAKSVTLLDDNNKDKYGLIHLPEFYFNPENKNGRNAAKDMRRIIQELKKENIQGLIVDIRNNGGGSLDTVVEIAGLFLGKVPIVQVGLSDRKKKKILKNKDPQVLWEGPLVILVNELSASASEILASAIVDYKRGIIVGSYQTYGKGTVQTFYPLNKFFFFNEELGYLKFTISKFYRVNGSSTQLKGVNSDIVIPNNISCSLKIMEKDQPNSMIWDRIDSLSFPFWKKDRGYLEKIKLKSINRIKKHHKLMTMDKTIQLLEKRFLNNKYVSLNWKDFYYETLKIKKINKEFETLKNCFNVYGLRAFPPRYKIVSKYKLEQKEWINNLLKDFHIAECVNILRDFKEIS
- the gyrA gene encoding DNA gyrase subunit A: MGEKLISINIEDEMKSSYIDYSMSVIVSRALPDARDGLKPVHRRVLYGMYQLGIFSNNSYKKSARIVGEVLGKYHPHGDISVYDTMVRMSQKWTLRYPLIDGQGNFGSLDADPPAAMRYTEVRMKKISEEMLLDIKKGTVDMQLNFDDSLEEPTVLPTRIPNLLINGSSGIAVGMATNIPPHNLKETIKAICAYIDNNDISVEQIMEYIKAPDFPTGGIIYGYDGVKKAFHTGKGRIVLRAKVHLEEIHGRQCIVVDEIPYQVNKSEMINRTVELMKDGKLEGIYQIRDESDRNGLRIVYVLKQNIINTNVLLNNLFKYTSLQTYFNVNNIALVNGKPVQLNIKDLIQHFVDHRQSVIIRRTQYELKKYKNRIQTLIGFLTILDHLDKMIELIKDSKDHNEACDRLIQKFKLSKHQSKSILDIRLQSLTSLEIDKIKREHKELVKKIAFLENVLRQHSIRMRIIKKELLNIKDKYQDKRRTQIDYLGSEVNMEDLIEDEQVVLTISHAGYIKRTSLSEYKCQGRGGFGNRGAIARESDFFKHLLIATNHQYLLIFTEKGKCFWLRVYEIPEGSKISKGRAIQNMIHLQPDDKVNAYILTGDLTKNKYVKNHYVMMVTQKGMVKKTSLKHYSRPRKDGIKAIVIREGDSLLEAILIKGNSHIFIAVKSGKIIRFSEDKVRSTGRMSSGVIGINLTIPEDSVIGMICLEKEEKGQHLLVVSDKGFGKRSNLKDYRITNRGGKGIKTINITQKTGSLIAIKKVTDQDDLMIIKKSGIIIRIPVSDIRVMGRDTQGVKLINLKKNEEIADVEKVYNKQVV
- the aroB gene encoding 3-dehydroquinate synthase translates to MSLFETNIFFNEEAYNKLKNYLLNEVYPIENTFILVDHCTYIHCLPILLSHINLLERSNVIKIKSGEKEKNIYTCIKIWKDMENLKANRNSLMINLGGGVITDIGGFVASVFKRGVRFINIPTTLLGMVDASIGGKTGVNLESIKNEIGSFNPPEFLIIDPIFLKTLPEKELISGMAEMFKHGLIADKNFWIDMKNNKNNKWDDLIYQSILIKNKIVEKDPKEKGLRKILNFGHTIGHALESYFMDSKKKILHGIAIAMGMVYESWISHKINGLSIEDYQEIKSILSGMYPLKKISDSEMDQIFSIMEHDKKNEMNKIQFSLLKEIGICSYNCQVPYSLIKESFLQRN
- a CDS encoding DedA family protein: MSDIWDFFQHLFNPRWIFFYFGNTALFILLAIVFAETGFFIGFFLPGDSLLFTAGIFGEDLCKNFYNVPFFVIILIVSIVAILGNMQGYWIGYKSGNLLYKKKDTLLFKKKHFIIAKLFYNKYKTTALIMSRFLPILRTFSPIVAGAIRVDFKKFMIYNIIGAISWASPIMLAGHYLDKSFPELKNHLEWIIFMIVLMTTFPVFLKLRIIKKKKVLI